Proteins encoded in a region of the Methylobacterium radiotolerans JCM 2831 genome:
- the chrA gene encoding chromate efflux transporter, translating into MGAPDRDRAAAQRLSAPPAAPSLAEAVPVWLRVAALSFGGPAGQIAVMHRILVDERRWISERRFLHGLGFCTLLPGPEAQQLATYIGWLMHGPAGGLVAGGLFVLPGLLALMALSWLYVLYGHVDAVAGLFFGLKAAVLAIVLHALWRLGGRALRDRTDRLVALAAFVAIFALAVPFPLVVVAAGALGLARGRRPAAERAVDPAEEADVLIGEAALPRERVGAASSLRTAALWLAVWLLPVAALLVLPGVPPVFGQVALFFSKMALVTFGGAYAALAYVAQQAVEQFGWLKPGEMLDGLGLAETTPGPLIMVLQFVGFLAGFRAPGALPPLLAGTLAGLLTTWVTFVPCFLWIFAGAPLIGRLRGSRRLAGALSAITAAVAGVILNLAVWFGLRTLFAQVETVPLGPLRLDLPVPGSLDPAALLLTLAAILAVFRFGLGTLQTLALCAGAGILLRQAGLA; encoded by the coding sequence GTGGGCGCGCCTGATCGAGACCGGGCTGCCGCGCAGCGCCTGAGCGCGCCGCCCGCCGCCCCGTCGCTGGCCGAGGCCGTCCCGGTCTGGCTGCGGGTGGCGGCGCTCTCCTTCGGCGGGCCGGCCGGGCAGATCGCCGTGATGCACCGCATCCTGGTGGACGAGCGGCGCTGGATCTCGGAGCGGCGCTTCCTGCACGGGCTCGGGTTCTGCACCCTGCTGCCGGGGCCGGAGGCGCAGCAGCTCGCCACCTATATCGGCTGGCTCATGCACGGGCCGGCGGGCGGCCTCGTCGCCGGGGGGCTGTTCGTGCTGCCCGGGCTCCTCGCCCTGATGGCCCTGAGCTGGCTCTACGTGCTCTACGGCCATGTCGACGCGGTCGCCGGGCTGTTCTTCGGCCTCAAGGCGGCGGTGCTCGCCATCGTGCTGCACGCCCTGTGGCGGCTCGGCGGCCGCGCCCTGCGTGACCGGACGGACCGGCTCGTGGCCCTCGCGGCCTTCGTGGCGATCTTCGCCCTCGCGGTGCCGTTCCCGCTGGTCGTGGTCGCCGCCGGCGCGCTCGGCCTCGCCCGCGGCCGGCGCCCGGCCGCCGAGCGCGCGGTGGATCCGGCGGAGGAGGCGGACGTCCTGATCGGCGAGGCGGCGCTGCCGCGGGAGCGCGTCGGCGCCGCGTCCTCGCTGCGGACGGCCGCGCTCTGGCTCGCGGTCTGGCTCCTGCCGGTGGCGGCGCTGCTGGTCCTGCCCGGCGTGCCGCCGGTCTTCGGGCAGGTGGCGCTGTTCTTCTCCAAGATGGCCCTCGTGACCTTCGGGGGCGCCTACGCGGCGCTCGCCTACGTGGCGCAGCAGGCCGTGGAGCAGTTCGGCTGGCTGAAGCCCGGCGAGATGCTCGACGGACTCGGGCTCGCCGAGACCACGCCCGGCCCGCTGATCATGGTGCTCCAGTTCGTGGGCTTCCTGGCGGGCTTCCGGGCGCCCGGCGCCCTGCCGCCGCTGCTCGCCGGGACGCTCGCCGGGCTGCTGACGACCTGGGTCACCTTCGTGCCGTGCTTCCTGTGGATCTTCGCCGGCGCGCCGCTGATCGGGCGCCTGCGCGGCAGCCGCCGGCTCGCCGGCGCCCTCTCGGCGATCACCGCCGCGGTGGCGGGCGTGATCCTCAACCTCGCGGTGTGGTTCGGGCTGCGAACGCTGTTCGCCCAGGTCGAGACGGTGCCGCTCGGGCCGCTCAGGCTCGACCTGCCGGTGCCGGGCAGCCTGGACCCGGCCGCCCTGCTGCTGACCCTGGCGGCGATCCTCGCGGTCTTCCGGTTCGGGCTCGGGACGCTCCAGACCCTGGCGCTGTGCGCCGGGGCCGGGATCCTGCTGCGGCAGGCGGGGCTCGCTTGA
- the cueR gene encoding Cu(I)-responsive transcriptional regulator: protein MSAANLTIGEAARRTGVSAKMIRWYEATGLLPPAARSEAGYRHYGEADLHTLRFIRRARDLGFSVGAIADLLALWRDRARPSAGVKAIAQEQIADLRRRIAEMEGMARTLEHLAEACCGDARPECPILDDLAAPDHGPTRQRAIRALAKRGR from the coding sequence ATGAGCGCGGCGAACCTGACGATCGGCGAGGCGGCGCGCCGCACCGGCGTCTCGGCCAAGATGATCCGCTGGTACGAGGCGACCGGCCTGCTTCCGCCGGCCGCCCGGTCCGAGGCCGGCTACCGCCATTACGGCGAGGCGGACCTGCACACGCTGCGCTTCATCCGCCGCGCCCGCGACCTCGGCTTCAGCGTGGGCGCGATCGCGGATCTCCTGGCGCTCTGGCGCGACCGGGCCCGGCCGAGCGCCGGGGTGAAGGCGATCGCGCAGGAGCAGATCGCCGATCTGCGCCGCCGCATCGCCGAGATGGAGGGGATGGCCCGGACGCTGGAGCATCTGGCGGAGGCCTGCTGCGGCGACGCGCGTCCAGAATGTCCGATCCTCGATGATCTCGCGGCGCCGGATCACGGGCCGACGCGGCAGCGGGCGATCCGCGCGCTCGCCAAGCGTGGCCGTTGA
- a CDS encoding leucyl aminopeptidase family protein, which translates to MTQAEIPATTRGLLPGDTQAVPVTLVTTGDWAVVESGLEPAQRSFAQAIGFTPKAGSLALLPGPDGSLARVLFGLGDPEAANYDRLLVGKLPGLLPEGIFRLENAAEPHEAALAWLMGSYRFGRYRSGGGTKARLAAPAGIDVAEVERIAAAVALGRDLVNTPANDLGPAEIEAAARALGDRHGATVTVTEGAALAEGYPLIHAVGAASPRAPRLIDLTWGPADAPRVTLVGKGVAFDTGGLDLKPSAAMLLMKKDMGGAAAALAAADMVMGAGLTLRLRLLIPAVENAVAGNAFRPGDVLPSRAGLSVEIGNTDAEGRLILADALALADADAPELILDFSTLTGAARVALGPDLPAFFTEDDALAEAVARAGRTAIDPVWRMPLHAPYASLLDSKVADLNNVSGGPFAGAITAALFLRRFAPNTRAHGHFDLYGWNPSTKPGRPEGGEVQTARLTYALLKARYGG; encoded by the coding sequence ATGACCCAGGCCGAGATTCCGGCGACGACCCGCGGGCTCCTGCCCGGCGACACCCAGGCCGTACCGGTGACGCTGGTCACGACGGGGGATTGGGCGGTCGTCGAGTCCGGCCTGGAGCCGGCCCAGCGGAGCTTCGCCCAGGCCATCGGCTTCACGCCGAAGGCGGGCAGCCTCGCGCTCCTGCCCGGCCCGGACGGCAGCCTCGCGCGGGTCCTGTTCGGCCTCGGCGATCCGGAGGCGGCCAACTACGACCGTCTCCTCGTCGGCAAGCTGCCGGGGCTGCTGCCGGAGGGGATCTTCCGCCTCGAGAACGCCGCCGAGCCGCATGAGGCCGCCCTCGCCTGGCTGATGGGGAGCTACCGCTTCGGCCGCTACCGGTCCGGCGGCGGGACCAAGGCCCGGCTCGCGGCGCCGGCCGGCATCGACGTGGCCGAGGTCGAGCGGATCGCCGCCGCGGTCGCGCTGGGCCGGGATCTCGTCAACACGCCGGCCAACGATCTCGGACCCGCCGAGATCGAGGCGGCTGCCCGGGCACTCGGCGACCGTCACGGCGCCACCGTCACGGTGACGGAGGGCGCGGCCCTCGCCGAGGGGTACCCGCTGATCCACGCGGTCGGCGCCGCCTCGCCCCGGGCACCGCGGCTGATCGACCTGACCTGGGGGCCGGCGGACGCGCCGCGCGTGACCCTGGTCGGCAAGGGCGTCGCCTTCGACACCGGCGGCCTCGACCTCAAGCCGTCGGCCGCGATGCTGCTGATGAAGAAGGATATGGGCGGCGCCGCCGCGGCGCTGGCCGCCGCTGACATGGTCATGGGCGCGGGCCTGACCCTGCGCCTGCGCCTGCTGATCCCCGCGGTGGAGAACGCGGTCGCGGGCAACGCCTTCCGCCCCGGCGACGTGCTGCCCAGCCGGGCCGGGCTCAGCGTCGAGATCGGCAACACCGACGCGGAGGGCCGGCTGATCCTCGCCGACGCGCTCGCCCTCGCGGACGCCGACGCGCCCGAGCTGATCCTCGACTTCTCGACCCTGACCGGTGCGGCCCGGGTGGCCCTCGGGCCGGACCTGCCGGCCTTCTTCACGGAGGACGACGCGCTGGCCGAGGCGGTGGCGCGGGCCGGGCGGACGGCGATCGATCCGGTCTGGCGCATGCCGCTGCACGCGCCCTACGCGAGCCTGCTCGACTCCAAGGTGGCCGATCTCAACAACGTCTCCGGCGGGCCGTTCGCGGGGGCGATCACCGCGGCCCTGTTCCTGCGCCGCTTCGCGCCCAACACGAGGGCGCACGGCCATTTCGACCTCTACGGCTGGAACCCCTCGACCAAGCCCGGCCGGCCGGAGGGCGGCGAGGTCCAGACCGCGCGGCTGACCTACGCGCTGCTCAAGGCCCGCTACGGCGGCTGA
- a CDS encoding M20 aminoacylase family protein gives MPVLERIHAFADTMTAWRHDLHAHPELLYDVDRTAGFVAETLRSFGCDEVVTGIGRTGVVGVIRGRGRSSNRAIGLRADMDALPIQEVRDLPYRSTVPGKMHACGHDGHTAMLLGAAKYLAETRDFDGAAVLIFQPAEEGGGGGEAMVDDGLMERFGVESVYGMHNIPGMAVGTFAIRPGPIMASTDRFTVTIEGRGGHAALPQNAVDSVLVASHVIIALQSIVSRNLDPVQSAVVSVCALEAGEAFNVLPQTVTMRGTMRTLSQAVRSQIKARIETLVAEIAGGFGARGRVEYGASYPVTENHPAETDFMAGVAAALVGGENVDRAVAPMMTAEDFSYMLGRRPGAYMFIGNGDSASLHHPHYDFNDAAAPYGASLWARLIETGLPRSA, from the coding sequence ATGCCCGTCCTCGAACGGATCCACGCCTTCGCCGACACGATGACGGCGTGGCGGCACGACCTGCACGCCCATCCCGAGCTGCTCTACGACGTCGACCGCACCGCCGGCTTCGTCGCCGAGACGCTGCGGTCCTTCGGCTGCGACGAGGTCGTTACCGGTATCGGCCGCACCGGGGTGGTCGGCGTCATCCGCGGCCGGGGACGCAGCTCGAACCGCGCCATCGGCCTGCGCGCCGACATGGACGCCCTGCCGATCCAGGAGGTGCGCGACCTGCCCTACCGCTCGACCGTGCCGGGCAAGATGCACGCCTGCGGCCACGACGGGCACACCGCCATGCTGCTCGGCGCCGCCAAGTACCTCGCCGAGACCCGGGATTTCGACGGGGCGGCCGTGCTGATCTTCCAGCCCGCCGAGGAGGGCGGCGGCGGCGGCGAGGCCATGGTCGACGACGGCCTGATGGAGCGGTTCGGGGTCGAGTCGGTCTACGGGATGCACAACATCCCCGGCATGGCGGTCGGCACCTTCGCGATCCGGCCGGGGCCGATCATGGCCTCGACCGACCGCTTCACCGTCACGATCGAGGGACGGGGCGGGCATGCGGCCCTGCCGCAGAACGCCGTCGACAGCGTGCTCGTGGCGAGCCACGTCATCATCGCCCTGCAGAGCATCGTGTCGCGCAACCTCGACCCAGTGCAGTCGGCCGTCGTCTCGGTCTGCGCGCTGGAGGCCGGCGAGGCCTTCAACGTGCTTCCGCAGACCGTCACCATGCGGGGCACGATGCGCACCCTGTCCCAGGCCGTGCGCAGCCAGATCAAGGCGCGGATCGAGACCCTGGTGGCCGAGATCGCCGGCGGCTTCGGCGCGCGGGGCCGGGTCGAGTACGGGGCGAGCTACCCGGTGACCGAGAACCATCCCGCCGAGACCGACTTCATGGCCGGCGTCGCCGCGGCGCTGGTAGGTGGGGAGAACGTCGACCGGGCGGTGGCGCCGATGATGACCGCCGAGGACTTCTCCTACATGCTCGGCCGCCGCCCCGGCGCGTACATGTTCATCGGCAACGGCGACAGTGCCTCGCTCCACCACCCGCACTACGACTTCAACGACGCGGCCGCGCCGTACGGGGCTTCCCTGTGGGCGCGCCTGATCGAGACCGGGCTGCCGCGCAGCGCCTGA
- the acnA gene encoding aconitate hydratase AcnA, which produces MPSLDSFKARQTLEAGGKTYTYYSIPAAEKNGLASAAALPFSMKVILENLLRYEDDRSVKKADIEAAVGWLDQKGKAEVEIAFRPSRVLMQDFTGVPAVVDLAAMRDAMVALGGDPQKINPLVPVDLVIDHSVIVDEFGTPKALADNVALEYERNGERYTFLKWGQSAFDNFSVVPPGTGICHQVNLEYLAQTVWTKSENGADVAYPDSLVGTDSHTTMVNGMAVLGWGVGGIEAEAAMLGQPLSMLIPEVVGFKLSGKLPEGTTATDLVLTVTQMLRKKGVVGKFVEFYGPGLDDMAVADRATISNMAPEYGATCGFFPVDQKTIDFLKVTGRSDDRIALVEAYAKAQGMWRDAQTPDPVFTDTLELDMGEVRPSLAGPKRPQDRVLLDGAKAGFAASMETEFKKAADLARRYPVEGTNFDIGHGDVVIAAITSCTNTSNPSVMIGAGLLARNAVAKGLRSKPWVKTSLAPGSQVVGEYLEKSGLQEPLDALGFNLVGFGCTTCIGNSGPLPEAISKAINDNDVVAAAVLSGNRNFEGRVNPDVRANYLASPPLVVAYALAGSLQIDITTEPLGQGSDGKPVYLRDIWPSSAEVQQFIEENITSALFKSRYADVFGGDQNWKDVEVTEAETFAWNPGSTYVQNPPYFVGMEKTPKPVEDIEGARILGLFLDSITTDHISPAGNIRAASPAGEYLQSHQVRVQDFNQYGTRRGNHEVMMRGTFANIRIKNQMVKDASGGVVEGGWTHFQPSGEKMFIYDAAMKYAEQGTPLVIFAGKEYGTGSSRDWAAKGTKLLGVRAVVAESFERIHRSNLVGMGVVPLVFQGDTSWQSLGLKGDETVTIKGLAGELKPRQTLTAEIKSADGSVKQVPLTCRIDTLDELEYFRNGGILPYVLRSLAA; this is translated from the coding sequence GTGCCCTCACTCGACAGCTTCAAGGCCCGCCAGACGCTCGAAGCCGGCGGCAAGACCTACACCTACTACTCCATTCCCGCGGCCGAGAAGAACGGCCTCGCCTCCGCCGCCGCGCTGCCCTTCTCCATGAAGGTGATCCTGGAGAACCTGCTGCGCTACGAGGACGACCGCTCGGTCAAGAAGGCCGACATCGAGGCCGCCGTCGGCTGGCTCGACCAGAAGGGCAAGGCCGAGGTCGAGATCGCGTTCCGCCCCTCGCGGGTGCTGATGCAGGACTTCACCGGTGTGCCGGCGGTGGTCGACCTCGCCGCCATGCGCGACGCCATGGTGGCGCTCGGCGGCGACCCGCAGAAGATCAACCCGCTGGTGCCGGTCGATCTCGTGATCGACCACTCGGTGATCGTCGACGAGTTCGGCACCCCGAAGGCGCTGGCCGACAACGTCGCCCTGGAATACGAGCGCAACGGCGAGCGCTACACCTTCCTGAAGTGGGGCCAGTCGGCCTTTGACAACTTCTCGGTGGTCCCCCCGGGCACCGGCATCTGCCACCAGGTGAACCTCGAATACCTCGCCCAGACCGTCTGGACGAAGTCGGAGAACGGCGCCGACGTCGCCTATCCCGACTCGCTCGTCGGCACCGATTCGCACACCACCATGGTCAACGGCATGGCCGTGCTGGGCTGGGGCGTCGGCGGTATCGAGGCCGAGGCGGCCATGCTCGGCCAGCCGCTGTCGATGCTGATCCCCGAGGTCGTGGGCTTCAAGCTGTCGGGCAAGCTGCCCGAGGGCACCACCGCCACCGACCTCGTGCTCACCGTCACCCAGATGCTGCGCAAGAAGGGCGTGGTCGGCAAGTTCGTGGAGTTCTACGGCCCCGGCCTCGACGACATGGCCGTCGCCGACCGGGCCACGATCTCCAACATGGCGCCCGAGTACGGCGCGACCTGCGGCTTCTTCCCGGTCGACCAGAAGACCATCGACTTCCTGAAGGTCACCGGCCGCTCCGACGATCGGATCGCCCTGGTCGAGGCCTACGCGAAGGCGCAGGGCATGTGGCGCGACGCCCAGACCCCCGACCCGGTCTTCACCGACACGCTGGAGCTCGACATGGGCGAGGTCCGGCCCTCGCTCGCCGGCCCGAAGCGCCCGCAGGACCGGGTGCTCCTCGACGGCGCCAAGGCGGGCTTCGCCGCTTCCATGGAGACCGAGTTCAAGAAGGCCGCCGACCTCGCCCGCCGCTACCCGGTCGAGGGCACCAACTTCGACATCGGGCACGGCGACGTGGTGATCGCCGCGATCACGAGCTGCACCAACACGTCGAACCCCTCGGTGATGATCGGCGCGGGGCTGCTGGCCCGCAACGCCGTCGCCAAGGGCCTGCGCTCCAAGCCCTGGGTGAAGACCTCGCTCGCGCCCGGATCGCAGGTGGTCGGCGAGTACCTGGAGAAGTCCGGCCTGCAGGAGCCGCTGGACGCGCTCGGCTTCAACCTCGTGGGCTTCGGCTGCACGACCTGCATCGGCAATTCCGGCCCGCTGCCGGAGGCGATCTCGAAGGCGATCAACGACAACGACGTCGTCGCCGCGGCGGTGCTCTCGGGCAACCGCAACTTCGAGGGCCGCGTGAACCCCGACGTGCGGGCGAACTACCTCGCCTCGCCGCCGCTGGTCGTCGCCTACGCGCTCGCCGGCTCGCTCCAGATCGACATCACCACCGAGCCGCTGGGCCAGGGATCCGACGGCAAGCCGGTCTACCTGAGGGACATCTGGCCGTCCTCGGCCGAGGTGCAGCAGTTCATCGAGGAGAACATCACCTCGGCGCTGTTCAAGTCCCGCTACGCCGACGTGTTCGGCGGCGACCAGAACTGGAAGGACGTCGAGGTCACCGAGGCCGAGACCTTCGCGTGGAACCCGGGCTCCACCTACGTGCAGAACCCGCCCTACTTCGTCGGCATGGAGAAGACCCCGAAGCCGGTCGAGGACATCGAGGGCGCGCGCATCCTCGGCCTGTTCCTCGACTCGATCACCACCGACCACATCTCGCCGGCGGGCAACATCCGCGCGGCGTCGCCGGCCGGCGAGTACCTGCAGTCGCATCAGGTGCGCGTGCAGGACTTCAACCAGTACGGCACGCGGCGCGGCAACCACGAGGTGATGATGCGGGGCACCTTCGCCAACATCCGCATCAAGAACCAGATGGTGAAGGACGCCTCCGGCGGCGTGGTCGAGGGCGGGTGGACGCACTTCCAGCCGTCCGGCGAGAAGATGTTCATCTACGACGCGGCGATGAAGTACGCCGAGCAGGGCACGCCGCTCGTCATCTTCGCCGGCAAGGAGTACGGCACCGGCTCGTCGCGCGACTGGGCGGCCAAGGGCACGAAGCTGCTCGGCGTCCGCGCCGTGGTGGCCGAGAGCTTCGAGCGCATCCACCGCTCGAACCTCGTCGGGATGGGCGTGGTGCCGCTGGTCTTCCAGGGCGACACGAGCTGGCAGTCGCTGGGCCTGAAGGGTGACGAGACCGTCACCATCAAGGGCCTCGCCGGGGAGCTGAAGCCCCGCCAGACGCTGACCGCGGAGATCAAGTCCGCCGACGGCTCGGTGAAGCAGGTTCCCCTGACCTGCCGCATCGATACGCTCGACGAGCTCGAGTACTTCCGCAACGGCGGCATCCTGCCCTACGTGCTCCGCTCGCTCGCGGCCTAG